A single genomic interval of Tsukamurella paurometabola harbors:
- a CDS encoding antibiotic biosynthesis monooxygenase has translation MPHTETRSEAGAAHKASLTSVARRIAPGREHEFLAWTDAGIALARTYRGFLGGGWVRSADDPDLYFVIYRFASDEELDDWQRSRVRKHWLERCEGLAVETATHRLSGIEGWFSPQPDGAGPVAAPVAKVPPRWKQAVAIWLGFFPLSLLINFLVLPHLTFLPAHGWGLVGRTLIATLINTPLMVFLVLPWVTARIKPWLERR, from the coding sequence ATGCCCCACACCGAGACCCGGTCGGAGGCAGGAGCGGCCCACAAGGCCTCGCTGACCTCCGTCGCCCGGCGCATCGCCCCCGGCCGCGAACACGAATTCCTGGCCTGGACCGACGCGGGGATCGCACTGGCCCGTACCTACCGCGGCTTCCTGGGCGGCGGGTGGGTCCGGTCCGCGGACGACCCCGACCTGTACTTCGTGATCTACCGCTTCGCCTCCGACGAGGAGCTCGACGACTGGCAGCGCTCGCGCGTGCGCAAGCACTGGCTGGAGCGGTGCGAGGGCCTCGCCGTCGAGACCGCCACGCACCGGCTGTCCGGGATCGAGGGCTGGTTCTCCCCGCAGCCCGACGGCGCCGGCCCCGTCGCGGCCCCCGTGGCGAAGGTTCCGCCGCGGTGGAAGCAGGCCGTGGCCATCTGGCTCGGTTTCTTCCCGCTGTCGCTGCTGATCAATTTCCTGGTGCTGCCGCACCTGACGTTCCTGCCCGCGCACGGCTGGGGACTGGTGGGCCGCACCCTGATCGCGACGCTGATCAACACCCCGCTCATGGTCTTCCTGGTGCTGCCGTGGGTGACCGCGCGGATCAAGCCGTGGCTGGAGCGCCGCTGA